In Gammaproteobacteria bacterium, one DNA window encodes the following:
- a CDS encoding MBL fold metallo-hydrolase, producing the protein MPHQVKSFFDPETSTWTHVLSCSASSRTAIIDPVLDYDPDSGRTRTIAADALISYVRDNNLVVDWIFETHAHADHLSAAQHVRASVGGQIAIGTGIRQVQQTFCRFFNLGERFPTDGRQFDRLLEEGEKIRLGELCLEVMATPGHTNDSISLLLPGAAFIGDTLFSPGYGTARCDFPGGDAAGLYQSIRKLLSLPPETVLYLCHDYPPAGEEPRAAVSVAEQKRDNIHVNDGVTEAEFVAMRSERDAGLPVPRLLLPSVQFNISAGQKPPAESNGVSYLKIPLDQL; encoded by the coding sequence ATGCCGCACCAGGTAAAGAGTTTTTTTGATCCTGAGACGTCGACCTGGACGCACGTACTGTCATGTAGCGCCTCATCGCGCACAGCGATTATCGATCCGGTGCTCGATTACGATCCTGACAGCGGTCGGACTCGTACCATTGCTGCTGATGCGTTGATCAGTTATGTGCGTGACAACAATCTGGTGGTCGACTGGATTTTTGAAACACATGCCCATGCAGATCACCTCAGCGCTGCGCAGCATGTCAGGGCCAGCGTAGGCGGGCAGATTGCGATAGGCACCGGCATTCGCCAGGTGCAGCAGACTTTTTGCAGGTTTTTTAACCTCGGTGAGCGGTTTCCGACTGACGGTCGCCAGTTTGATCGGTTGCTCGAGGAAGGGGAGAAAATCAGGTTGGGTGAACTGTGTCTGGAAGTGATGGCCACACCAGGTCACACCAATGACAGCATTAGCCTGCTGCTTCCAGGAGCAGCTTTCATCGGGGACACCCTGTTCAGTCCGGGTTACGGGACCGCGCGGTGCGATTTCCCGGGTGGCGACGCAGCCGGTCTGTATCAGTCAATCCGCAAGCTGTTGTCGTTGCCGCCCGAAACCGTGCTGTACCTGTGTCACGATTATCCGCCCGCCGGAGAAGAGCCGCGTGCGGCGGTCAGCGTAGCGGAACAAAAGCGCGACAATATCCATGTAAATGACGGTGTAACGGAGGCGGAATTTGTCGCCATGCGTAGCGAGCGCGACGCCGGCTTGCCGGTGCCGCGTCTTCTGCTGCCGTCAGTCCAGTTCAATATTTCAGCCGGACAAAAGCCACCCGCCGAAAGTAACGGCGTCAGCTATCTGAAAATTCCTCTTGATCAGCTCTAG
- a CDS encoding TraR/DksA family transcriptional regulator — MSAELDRIRSVLLERRAELQQRVKAITDDVRHTAGPLSSDFAEQAVEREHEEVLDALGEAGRIELRQISRALARIDAGDYGSCAACGEQIPWSRLEVLPFSDQCVSCAEEADRRRP; from the coding sequence GTGAGTGCCGAACTGGACCGGATACGCAGCGTCTTGCTGGAGCGACGTGCCGAACTGCAGCAACGCGTCAAGGCCATTACTGACGATGTGCGCCATACAGCCGGGCCACTGAGCTCGGATTTTGCCGAGCAGGCGGTTGAGCGCGAACATGAAGAAGTACTGGATGCACTCGGTGAAGCGGGGCGTATCGAATTGCGCCAGATCAGCCGCGCGCTGGCACGCATTGACGCTGGCGATTACGGCAGCTGTGCAGCATGTGGCGAGCAAATCCCCTGGAGCCGGCTGGAGGTTTTGCCATTTTCCGACCAGTGCGTGTCATGCGCTGAGGAAGCCGACCGGCGGCGTCCCTGA
- a CDS encoding CBS domain-containing protein, which yields MTKRDIQRVEAVMRSAYVVVDGMETVADALTKMKEARSAMAIVSKRHDDDEIGLVLLADIAKQVLARDRSPDRVNVYEIMAKPVVSVRPEMDIRYCARLFEHFGLSSAPVMRNNKVVGVVSYNELVLEGLWPAASD from the coding sequence ATGACTAAACGAGACATTCAACGTGTTGAGGCAGTCATGCGCAGCGCCTATGTAGTGGTGGACGGCATGGAGACTGTTGCCGATGCGCTGACAAAAATGAAAGAAGCTCGGTCGGCGATGGCGATCGTCAGCAAGCGCCATGATGACGACGAGATCGGTCTGGTGCTGCTGGCCGATATCGCAAAGCAGGTTTTGGCCCGCGACCGATCACCGGACCGGGTCAACGTTTACGAGATCATGGCCAAGCCGGTGGTCTCGGTACGACCCGAAATGGACATACGTTACTGCGCCCGCCTGTTCGAGCACTTCGGCCTGTCCTCGGCGCCGGTAATGCGCAACAACAAGGTGGTCGGCGTAGTCAGCTATAATGAGCTGGTACTTGAAGGGTTGTGGCCAGCCGCGTCTGACTAG
- a CDS encoding P-II family nitrogen regulator, whose amino-acid sequence MHFKLLVVFVDDEHTDAVINAAREAGATGVTVVTNARGEGLTPNRTFFGLSLETQRDVLLLLVEEHRSRHILETIGDVGKFESAPGTGIAIQIDVEDAVGIAHQAESLAQQVGGEYD is encoded by the coding sequence ATGCACTTCAAATTACTGGTGGTATTCGTCGATGACGAGCATACCGATGCGGTAATCAACGCCGCGCGGGAGGCTGGCGCCACGGGCGTGACAGTGGTAACAAATGCGCGGGGCGAGGGGCTGACGCCAAACAGGACGTTTTTCGGCCTGTCGCTGGAGACACAGCGTGATGTGCTGCTGCTGCTGGTGGAAGAACATCGCAGCCGGCATATTCTTGAGACTATCGGCGACGTGGGGAAGTTCGAGTCAGCTCCCGGGACCGGTATTGCCATCCAGATTGATGTTGAAGATGCCGTAGGTATCGCACACCAGGCCGAGAGCCTGGCCCAGCAGGTGGGAGGGGAATATGACTAA
- a CDS encoding DUF1538 domain-containing protein, whose product MSEFISHALGVLVGTMRDIAPIAAIIIGFQVLVLRRRIPNLRRLMLGFFYVLLGLALFLMGLEEALFPLGRSMAAQLTDPAFIGAAAGWADYYWVYLFAFAIGFATTIAEPALIAVAIKAHEVSGGAVGPWGLRIAVALGVGLAIMVGSWRIVVGAPIHYFIITGYIVVVIQTVFAPRMIIPLAYDSGGVTTSTVTVPLVAALGLGLAESVPGRSPLIDGFGLIAFASLFPIISVMAYAQITETLTARERRKKRDREAAEEQQDKKL is encoded by the coding sequence ATGAGCGAATTTATCTCCCATGCACTAGGCGTACTCGTCGGTACCATGCGCGATATCGCGCCCATTGCGGCAATAATTATCGGTTTCCAGGTGCTGGTGCTGCGGCGGCGTATCCCGAACCTGCGCCGCCTCATGCTGGGTTTTTTCTACGTGCTGCTCGGGCTGGCGCTATTCCTGATGGGCCTCGAGGAGGCGCTGTTTCCGCTGGGACGGAGTATGGCGGCTCAGCTCACGGACCCGGCATTTATCGGCGCGGCAGCGGGCTGGGCCGATTATTACTGGGTCTACCTGTTTGCATTCGCCATCGGCTTTGCTACGACCATCGCCGAGCCTGCCCTTATCGCCGTTGCAATAAAGGCGCACGAAGTATCCGGTGGCGCAGTCGGCCCCTGGGGTCTGCGGATCGCGGTTGCCCTGGGGGTGGGGCTGGCGATCATGGTTGGTTCATGGCGGATCGTAGTCGGTGCACCGATTCACTATTTTATTATTACCGGGTACATAGTGGTGGTAATTCAGACAGTGTTCGCGCCACGCATGATTATCCCGCTGGCCTATGATTCGGGTGGTGTGACAACCTCGACCGTCACTGTACCTTTGGTGGCCGCACTGGGCCTCGGCCTGGCCGAGAGCGTGCCCGGGCGCAGCCCGCTTATTGACGGTTTTGGTCTTATAGCGTTTGCCAGCCTTTTCCCGATTATCTCGGTAATGGCGTACGCGCAGATTACGGAAACATTGACCGCACGCGAACGGCGCAAAAAGCGCGACCGGGAAGCTGCGGAAGAGCAACAGGACAAAAAACTGTAG
- a CDS encoding DUF1538 domain-containing protein, which produces MKSVLQFASSMFGSLRDLAPIVLVVGFFQVAILRQPVPDFVGIMVGFVLVLVGLSLFIQGLEIGLFPLGESMAHAFARKGSVLWLLLFAFALGFGTTIAEPALIAIAGEAAEVAAQAQFIAADDETMSRYALELRLTVALSVGIAIVIGVLRILRGWPIQYLIIGGYVLVVIMTSVAPREIISIAYDSGGITTSTITVPLVTALGIGLASSIRGRNPMLDGFGLIAFASLTPMIFVMGFGMLR; this is translated from the coding sequence ATGAAATCTGTGCTGCAGTTCGCCAGTTCGATGTTCGGCAGCCTGCGCGACCTGGCACCGATAGTGCTGGTTGTCGGCTTTTTCCAGGTTGCAATACTGCGTCAGCCGGTGCCCGACTTCGTCGGGATTATGGTCGGTTTTGTGCTGGTATTGGTGGGACTGAGCCTGTTTATCCAGGGGTTGGAAATCGGCCTTTTTCCTTTGGGCGAGTCGATGGCCCATGCATTCGCGCGTAAGGGTAGCGTGCTATGGCTGCTGCTTTTTGCCTTCGCCCTGGGTTTTGGCACAACTATCGCTGAGCCTGCACTGATTGCTATTGCCGGAGAGGCGGCAGAAGTTGCCGCACAAGCGCAGTTCATAGCGGCAGACGACGAAACGATGTCGCGCTACGCGCTGGAATTGCGTCTTACCGTAGCGCTCTCTGTGGGTATTGCTATCGTTATCGGGGTTTTGCGGATTTTGCGTGGCTGGCCCATCCAGTACCTGATTATCGGTGGCTATGTGCTGGTCGTAATTATGACTTCGGTTGCGCCACGCGAAATTATCAGTATTGCCTATGACTCCGGCGGTATAACCACATCCACCATTACCGTGCCGCTGGTAACAGCGCTGGGTATTGGGCTGGCCAGTTCCATTCGCGGGCGTAATCCGATGCTCGATGGATTCGGCCTGATTGCCTTTGCTTCTCTGACGCCAATGATATTTGTCATGGGCTTTGGCATGCTGCGATGA
- a CDS encoding zinc-dependent peptidase codes for MIAKLVLIVALLATGVIVAWLLLAPRWRRARIDRVRSAGTPPDHWEELLRRRMPQFARMSPTIRARLLAQMQVFLSEKCFVGCNGLEITEEMRVLVSAWAALMSLGASIPYPTLRQILIYPDAFLVHKEHEDENGVVTAGREALSGESWSHGKVILSWADIDAESGRSAVGNVIVHEFAHQLDALDGAMAGSPPIADAAAQRAWAEVFAAEYEEMQQRHRDGDYETGALDPYGATEPSEFFAVAAEAFFSTPNELERQHRRLYSALARYFAVDPREWET; via the coding sequence GTGATCGCCAAGCTCGTACTGATCGTTGCTCTGCTCGCAACGGGCGTAATCGTCGCGTGGTTGCTGCTGGCTCCACGCTGGCGCCGCGCCAGAATCGACCGTGTCCGCAGCGCGGGTACGCCCCCGGATCACTGGGAAGAACTGTTGCGCCGGCGCATGCCCCAGTTTGCCAGGATGAGCCCGACAATCCGTGCGCGATTGCTGGCCCAGATGCAGGTCTTCCTTAGCGAGAAGTGTTTTGTTGGCTGCAACGGGCTCGAGATTACAGAAGAGATGCGGGTTCTGGTCTCTGCGTGGGCGGCGCTGATGAGCCTTGGCGCATCGATCCCGTACCCGACATTGCGGCAGATACTGATTTATCCAGACGCCTTCCTGGTGCATAAAGAACACGAGGACGAAAACGGCGTTGTAACCGCCGGCCGTGAGGCGCTGAGCGGCGAATCGTGGTCACACGGCAAGGTAATTCTGTCGTGGGCAGATATTGATGCGGAATCTGGCCGGTCTGCTGTTGGTAATGTGATCGTGCACGAATTTGCCCATCAGCTCGATGCGCTGGACGGTGCCATGGCCGGGTCACCGCCGATTGCTGATGCCGCCGCACAGCGTGCCTGGGCGGAGGTGTTTGCGGCTGAGTACGAGGAAATGCAGCAACGGCACCGCGACGGTGACTACGAAACCGGAGCACTGGACCCGTATGGTGCGACCGAGCCAAGCGAGTTTTTCGCGGTAGCTGCAGAAGCATTTTTTTCGACGCCAAACGAGCTGGAGCGCCAGCACCGCCGTCTGTATAGCGCGCTGGCACGGTATTTCGCGGTCGATCCGCGTGAATGGGAGACATGA
- a CDS encoding OsmC family peroxiredoxin: MSVHKATIVWRRQTDSFDYADYNRDHSWDFESVQVAASSAPGFLGDAARVDPEEAFVASLSSCHMLTFLALASKKRFVVDAYRDEATGVLAKNADGKLAVTRVTLRPVIDFSGDRQPDAAAIRKMHDRSHEECFIANSVRTEVVVEVAGD; the protein is encoded by the coding sequence ATGTCCGTACACAAAGCGACGATAGTCTGGCGTCGACAAACAGATTCATTCGACTATGCAGACTACAATCGTGACCACAGCTGGGATTTTGAATCTGTCCAGGTGGCAGCATCGTCTGCGCCGGGATTTCTCGGCGACGCTGCGCGCGTAGATCCTGAAGAGGCATTTGTCGCCAGCCTGTCGTCATGCCACATGCTCACGTTCCTGGCCCTGGCCAGCAAAAAGCGGTTCGTCGTAGATGCCTACCGCGATGAGGCAACCGGCGTGCTGGCAAAAAACGCGGATGGCAAGCTGGCCGTGACCCGCGTGACGCTCCGGCCTGTCATCGACTTCAGCGGTGACCGTCAACCGGATGCGGCGGCGATAAGAAAAATGCACGATCGATCGCACGAAGAGTGCTTTATTGCTAATTCTGTCCGCACCGAGGTCGTCGTAGAAGTCGCTGGCGACTAG
- a CDS encoding arginine N-succinyltransferase — translation MNTATTMNSPAPKRRFSGLQVLGIVFLAILVTALITAFVLKRYLWPSEFRPVELNQKEEQVLEGKLQRLQSLDGNVAVSGGDPLVVEAYSEDDAKREIFFEERELNALIARNTNLANRLAVDLSSNLASAKLLVPLADDFPVMGGKTLRVTAGVEMAFENSRPIVILKGISMMGVPIPNAWLGNLKNVDLVREFGGNEGFWKTFSEGVELIEVSDGRLHIKLKE, via the coding sequence ATGAATACTGCAACAACCATGAACAGCCCCGCGCCCAAACGCCGCTTCAGCGGACTGCAGGTCCTGGGTATCGTCTTTTTGGCCATTCTGGTAACGGCTCTCATTACCGCATTTGTTCTCAAGCGGTACCTGTGGCCATCAGAATTCCGGCCAGTCGAACTCAACCAGAAAGAAGAGCAGGTGCTGGAAGGCAAACTGCAGCGCCTGCAGAGCCTGGATGGCAATGTTGCCGTTTCGGGGGGCGACCCCCTCGTTGTGGAGGCTTACAGCGAAGATGACGCGAAGCGAGAGATATTTTTCGAAGAGCGTGAACTCAACGCGCTGATCGCCCGCAATACCAACCTGGCCAACAGGCTTGCCGTAGACCTGTCCAGCAACCTTGCCAGTGCGAAGCTGCTGGTACCGCTGGCCGATGATTTTCCTGTCATGGGTGGCAAGACTCTCCGCGTTACGGCGGGCGTCGAGATGGCTTTCGAGAACAGTCGTCCGATTGTCATACTGAAGGGCATCAGCATGATGGGCGTTCCGATACCGAATGCCTGGCTGGGTAACCTGAAAAACGTCGACCTGGTGCGCGAATTTGGCGGCAACGAGGGCTTCTGGAAGACGTTTTCCGAAGGCGTCGAGCTGATCGAAGTAAGCGATGGCCGGCTGCACATCAAGCTGAAGGAATAG
- a CDS encoding MATE family efflux transporter — protein sequence MIDRPRLRRIMTLSLPIIGGMMSQNVLNLVDTAMVGMLGNAALAAVGMGGFANFMCMALILGISTGVQAMSARRKGAGELSETARPLNAGLLMVLAVAPALSVLLYIAAPWFYPLLNGDPEVIEPGVPYLQMRLAGITFVGMNFAFRGFWNAIDRSSVYMTTLIVMHVCNILLNYMLIFGKFGAPELGATGAGLGTTLSTLLGTIIYLTLGWRQLRPQGFLHGLPSRTETWNLLRLSLPSGVQQLFFSTGFVATYWIIGLVGTRELAAANVLINVTLVAILPGLGLGLAAATLVGQALGRDDAVDAEQWGWDVTKIGVLLMTALGLPMLLVPDLIMTAFIHDAQTLDVGRLPMRIVGATMAIEAVGMVLMHALLGAGDAKRVMVVAITTQWAIFLPLAYMVGPVLGLGLVGIWIMQGIYRIMQAAIFLRFWSQRGWVSIKV from the coding sequence ATGATCGACCGGCCGCGGCTGCGGCGCATCATGACACTTTCGCTGCCGATTATCGGCGGCATGATGTCGCAAAACGTCCTCAATCTGGTTGATACCGCCATGGTGGGAATGCTGGGCAATGCCGCGTTGGCAGCAGTCGGCATGGGCGGCTTCGCCAACTTTATGTGCATGGCGCTCATCCTGGGTATCTCTACCGGGGTGCAGGCGATGTCCGCCAGACGCAAGGGTGCCGGCGAACTCAGCGAAACCGCCCGGCCGCTCAACGCGGGCCTGCTGATGGTGCTGGCGGTCGCGCCCGCGTTATCAGTACTGCTGTACATCGCGGCGCCCTGGTTTTATCCCTTGCTCAATGGCGACCCCGAAGTAATCGAACCTGGCGTGCCTTACCTGCAGATGCGTCTTGCCGGCATCACATTTGTCGGTATGAATTTCGCTTTTCGCGGCTTCTGGAATGCCATTGACCGCTCATCGGTCTACATGACCACCCTGATAGTGATGCACGTCTGCAACATCTTGCTGAACTACATGCTCATTTTTGGCAAGTTCGGGGCTCCGGAGCTGGGTGCCACTGGTGCCGGTCTTGGAACCACGTTGTCGACACTGCTTGGCACCATCATTTATCTCACGCTCGGCTGGCGCCAGTTGCGGCCGCAGGGTTTCCTGCACGGGCTGCCGTCACGCACCGAGACCTGGAACCTGCTGCGTCTGTCTTTGCCGTCCGGGGTGCAGCAGCTGTTTTTTTCCACCGGATTTGTAGCCACCTACTGGATTATCGGTCTGGTCGGCACGCGCGAGCTGGCAGCGGCCAACGTGCTGATAAACGTCACCCTGGTAGCAATACTGCCGGGACTTGGCCTGGGGCTGGCTGCCGCGACCCTGGTGGGGCAGGCGCTCGGTCGTGACGATGCAGTCGATGCGGAGCAGTGGGGTTGGGATGTAACCAAAATCGGTGTGTTGCTGATGACTGCGCTTGGTCTGCCAATGTTGCTGGTGCCGGACCTGATCATGACCGCATTCATCCATGACGCGCAGACTTTGGACGTCGGCCGCCTGCCGATGCGCATTGTCGGCGCGACGATGGCCATCGAGGCTGTGGGGATGGTGCTGATGCACGCATTGCTGGGGGCCGGTGATGCAAAACGCGTCATGGTGGTCGCGATAACCACACAGTGGGCCATTTTCCTGCCGCTCGCTTATATGGTCGGACCCGTGCTCGGGCTCGGGCTGGTCGGCATCTGGATCATGCAGGGCATTTATCGCATCATGCAGGCGGCGATATTCCTGCGTTTCTGGTCGCAGCGCGGCTGGGTGTCGATCAAGGTCTGA
- a CDS encoding 2-hydroxychromene-2-carboxylate isomerase yields MPAALEFFYDFISPNAYLAWCRIRRIAARHEADLVLRPVLFAALLEQHGQVGPAEVAPKRDWMVRNCLRKAATLGVDLQAPHSHPFNPLAALRLALAAPGDQREAVTELLFTAAWARSRDISSVTALKLLLEESGHDAGLLEASVSPQIKQQLREATAAAIDIGVFGVPTVRADSELFFGFDDLPWLERYLQGDDPLDEESFASWREVSPSAWRARR; encoded by the coding sequence ATGCCAGCTGCACTCGAGTTCTTCTACGACTTCATTTCGCCAAACGCCTACCTGGCCTGGTGCAGGATTCGTCGGATCGCTGCGCGTCATGAGGCAGATCTGGTGCTGCGCCCGGTGTTGTTCGCGGCGTTGCTGGAGCAGCATGGACAGGTCGGGCCGGCGGAAGTTGCGCCAAAGCGCGACTGGATGGTGCGCAACTGTCTGCGCAAGGCGGCCACCCTGGGCGTGGACCTGCAGGCGCCACACTCGCACCCGTTCAACCCGCTTGCAGCATTGCGTCTCGCGCTGGCTGCGCCCGGCGACCAGCGCGAGGCTGTTACAGAGTTGCTGTTTACAGCCGCGTGGGCACGGTCGCGTGACATCAGCAGCGTCACGGCCCTGAAGTTGCTGCTGGAGGAGAGTGGGCACGATGCCGGGCTGCTCGAGGCTTCCGTATCGCCGCAGATCAAGCAACAGTTGCGTGAAGCTACAGCAGCAGCCATAGACATTGGTGTGTTTGGAGTGCCGACGGTACGGGCAGACTCCGAGCTGTTTTTTGGTTTCGATGATTTGCCCTGGCTGGAGCGTTATCTGCAGGGTGATGACCCGCTGGACGAAGAAAGCTTTGCCAGTTGGCGTGAGGTCAGCCCGTCAGCGTGGCGGGCGCGCCGATGA
- a CDS encoding DUF4442 domain-containing protein has translation MNSATTTPPVLALYRRLSRWPLGHWLFTRALCFKAPYFATIRPLFTVLGPGHAEARIRKRRRVENHIHTVHAIAMANLCELVAGTMTEVTVPVSMRWIPKGMSIDYLAKATTDVSAVAKIDPLPAFATAADLPVTVEVSDTAGTVVVRAVITMYVSPRHKGA, from the coding sequence ATGAACAGCGCCACCACGACACCGCCAGTCCTGGCGCTCTACCGACGTCTCAGTCGCTGGCCCTTGGGCCACTGGCTGTTTACCCGCGCGTTGTGCTTCAAGGCGCCGTATTTCGCGACGATCCGTCCGCTGTTCACGGTGCTGGGCCCTGGCCATGCGGAGGCACGAATCCGCAAGCGTCGCCGGGTCGAAAATCATATTCACACCGTACATGCGATTGCCATGGCCAACCTGTGCGAGCTGGTAGCGGGGACGATGACCGAAGTCACGGTTCCGGTCAGCATGCGCTGGATACCGAAGGGCATGTCGATCGACTACCTGGCGAAAGCGACTACCGACGTAAGCGCTGTTGCGAAGATCGATCCGTTGCCTGCTTTCGCCACGGCAGCTGACCTGCCTGTTACGGTCGAGGTCAGCGACACTGCCGGAACCGTGGTGGTGCGTGCGGTGATAACCATGTACGTCTCGCCGCGTCACAAGGGCGCCTGA
- a CDS encoding DUF2845 domain-containing protein has translation MRGTTLTAIITLVAAAAYAGPAEAFRCGNRIVIEGDDISHVYHICGEPSARQHWTEVRVRPVYHYPYRYSYRHRNQRYVANVPVEINIEEWTYNFGTRRFMRRLRFENGRLVDIRELRYGH, from the coding sequence ATGCGTGGCACTACATTGACAGCGATTATCACCCTCGTAGCCGCGGCGGCCTATGCCGGCCCGGCCGAGGCATTCCGCTGTGGCAACCGCATAGTCATCGAGGGCGATGACATCAGCCACGTTTATCACATTTGTGGCGAACCCTCTGCGCGCCAGCACTGGACCGAAGTGCGGGTCCGGCCCGTATACCACTACCCGTATCGTTATTCCTACCGTCACCGGAATCAGCGCTACGTTGCCAACGTTCCGGTCGAAATCAATATCGAGGAATGGACTTATAACTTCGGTACACGCCGTTTCATGCGCCGACTACGCTTCGAAAACGGCCGGCTGGTGGATATCAGGGAACTGCGCTACGGCCATTGA
- a CDS encoding phage holin family protein — MLCAGCCRISASLSPRPPPVPTAAAQERSEVPGLIVRWLIVALSLLVAARFVPGMRIDGFGTLIFAAMLLGLVNAIVRPIVVLLTLPITLITLGLFLLVINAGMLGLVAWLLPQFSIDGFWAAVFGALLVSLTSWLASGFIGDQANYPDGR, encoded by the coding sequence ATGCTGTGCGCCGGCTGCTGCAGGATTTCAGCGAGTTTGTCGCCGCGGCCGCCACCGGTCCCGACGGCCGCTGCGCAGGAGAGATCTGAGGTGCCAGGGCTGATTGTGCGCTGGCTGATTGTCGCACTCAGTCTTCTGGTTGCTGCACGGTTTGTCCCGGGTATGCGCATTGACGGGTTCGGCACGCTGATCTTCGCTGCGATGTTGCTGGGGCTGGTCAACGCCATCGTGCGCCCGATTGTCGTCCTGCTGACGCTGCCGATAACGCTGATTACCCTGGGGCTGTTCCTGCTGGTTATCAATGCCGGCATGCTCGGCCTGGTGGCCTGGCTGCTGCCGCAATTCAGTATCGATGGCTTCTGGGCGGCCGTATTCGGGGCGCTCCTGGTTTCCCTGACCAGCTGGCTGGCCTCGGGCTTTATCGGCGACCAGGCCAACTACCCGGATGGCCGCTGA
- a CDS encoding MCE family protein → MTPKSSYVLVGLFVLILGVALIGGILWLSTGGPPKDYEFYLVYMPESVSGLSLDAAVKYKGVNVGRVRDIRLNPENPEEVRLLLVVLQGTPVNADTTATLEVQGLTGVAHVNLSGGGPLSQPLVKPAEEPYPVIQSRPSLLVRLDDTVSELLANLIETSARLNLLMDENNRAAIRGTLANVRDMTENFSTQSQRLDEMFSKLNATLSNARQATEQLPALISQLERGAAAFETMAQTLSETGETLQTAGKDLQHTIEVSGEDLRAFTGNTLPEAGTLVAELRLTARNLRRMSEQLQGDPSTLLFGPPKPPPGPGE, encoded by the coding sequence TTGACGCCAAAGTCCAGCTATGTGCTCGTAGGCCTGTTTGTGCTGATACTCGGGGTCGCGCTGATTGGCGGCATCCTGTGGCTCAGCACCGGCGGCCCACCGAAAGATTACGAGTTTTACCTTGTTTATATGCCGGAGTCCGTATCGGGTCTCAGCCTCGATGCAGCGGTCAAATACAAGGGCGTGAACGTAGGTCGGGTGCGCGATATCCGGCTTAACCCCGAAAATCCCGAGGAGGTGCGGCTGCTGCTCGTAGTGCTGCAGGGAACCCCGGTCAATGCCGATACGACCGCAACGCTGGAGGTGCAGGGACTAACCGGAGTCGCGCACGTCAATCTAAGCGGCGGCGGACCTCTGTCGCAACCGTTGGTCAAGCCGGCCGAGGAACCCTACCCGGTCATCCAGAGCCGGCCATCGTTGCTGGTGCGACTCGATGACACGGTGTCTGAATTACTCGCCAACCTGATCGAGACTTCAGCGCGACTGAACCTGCTCATGGATGAAAACAACCGCGCCGCGATCAGAGGGACGCTGGCAAACGTACGTGACATGACGGAAAATTTTTCGACGCAGTCGCAGCGCCTGGACGAGATGTTTTCAAAACTCAATGCCACGCTGAGCAATGCCAGGCAGGCCACGGAGCAGCTGCCTGCGCTGATCAGCCAGCTCGAACGTGGCGCCGCTGCTTTCGAGACCATGGCGCAGACGCTGTCCGAAACCGGTGAGACGCTGCAGACTGCCGGCAAAGACCTGCAGCACACGATTGAAGTCAGCGGCGAAGACCTGCGGGCATTTACCGGCAATACGCTGCCGGAAGCCGGCACGCTGGTTGCCGAGCTGCGCCTCACCGCGCGGAACCTGCGTCGCATGAGCGAGCAGCTGCAGGGTGACCCCAGCACGTTGCTGTTCGGGCCGCCAAAACCACCACCGGGGCCGGGCGAATGA